The Mesorhizobium opportunistum WSM2075 DNA window TCGGCGGCTCGCTGCTGTTTTCGGTCGGCGCGCCAAGCGAGCCGCCGGTCGTGTCGGAAGCGGTCGACTGGCCGCTGCGGTCGGCGATCTGGATCGGCAAAATCTTCCTCTACACAGGCCTTTTCCTCGGTGTTGGCGGAGCCTTCGCGCTTGCCTGGCTGGCCGGTGAAGCACGAGCCGGTCAGCGCTTCGTCACGGCCGCGGTCCTGTGCGGACTGGTGGCGGCGCCGCTTTCGCTTGGCTTTCAGGGTCTCGATGCGCTCGGGGCGCCGCTCTCCCACCTGGCGCAGCCGGTCATCTGGCGAACCGGGCTTGGCACCAGCTTCGGCTGGACGGTGCTGATCGCCCTGATCGCACTGGGGCTTGGCCTGCTTTCGCTGGCCGGACCGCGCGTGGTCGCCAGGCCATTCGCCCTTGCGGGCCTCGCCGGTGTCGGCGTTGCGCTTGCCGCCAGCGGCCATGCCAGTGCGGCCGAACCGCAATGGCTGACGCGGCCGCTGGTGTTCCTGCACGGCGTCGGCATTGCCTTCTGGGCCGGCGCCCTTGTGCCGCTCGGCCTGGCGCTGAAGGGGTCGTCCGCACATGCGGCGCCCTTCCTGCGGCGGTTTTCGCGCCTGATCATGCCGGTGGTAGCGGCACTTGCCATGGCCGGCGTCGTATTGGCCGTCATCCAGGTGCAGATGCCCGTTGCGCTGGTCGACACCGCCTATGGTCGGCTGCTGCTGGTCAAGTTCGCCCTGCTGGTCTTTCTGTTCACGCTGGCCGCCGTCAACCGTTGGAGGCTCACCGCCTCGGCCGAGGCGGGATCGACGGAGGTGCAGCGCCGGCTCACCCGTTCGATCGGCGTCGAAATGCTGATCGTGCTGGCGATCTTCGGCGTTGCCGCGGGCTGGCGCTTCACACCGCCGCCGAGGGCGCTCGCGATCGCGGCGGCGCAGCCGGTCTCGGTTCACATTCACGCGCTGCAGGCGATGGCCGATCTCAGCATCACCCCCGGCCATGCCGGACCGGTTGCCGCCTCGATGATCATCATGAGCGGCGATTTCGGACCGCTCGACGCCAAGGAGGTGACGCTGGTCCTGTCGAAACCCGATTCCGGCATCGAGCCGCTGAAGCGAGCGGCGACCAAGCCCGGCGACGGCAGCTGGCGGGTCGACAACCTGGTCATTCCGGTTCCCGGCCGCTGGACGGTGCACCTCGACATCCTGGTCTCGGATTTCGACATGGTGAAGATCGAAGCGCCGGTGGATATCAGGCCGTAGGGCCGAGCACCCCGACCGGAGTTCGGCGCAACACAATTCGGCGAGGCGGTTGACGCGACCCGCAAGGCCCGTCAATCATCGTTCGCAAAACGCGGTCTCAACAAAATCCGAAAGCAGGGAAGAAACGATGGAAAAAGCCGAAATCGGCCTGATCGGCCTTGGCACGATGGGGTCCAACCTGGCGCTCAACATCGCCGAGCACGGTCACCGCATCGCCGTCTTCAATCGCACAAAGGCGCGCACCGACGCTTTCGTCGAGAATGCCGGCGCGCTCAGGGATATGGTTGTTCCCTGCTACAGCCTGGAAGAGCTCGCCGCCGCGATCCGGCCGCCGCGCCCGATCATCATCATGGTGCTGGCCGGCAAGCCGGTCGACGAACAAATCGAAGCCCTGCGCGGCGTGCTGTCGGCCAACGACATCGTCATCGATGCGGGCAACGCCAATTTCCGTGATACGATGCGGCGCTTCTCCGAGCTTTCGGGCTCGGGCCTGACCTTCATCGGCATGGGTGTGTCGGGCGGCGAGGAGGGCGCGCGCCACGGGCCGTCTATCATGGTCGGCGGCACCGAAGACTCCTGGAAGCGTGTCGAGAAGGTGCTGACGGCGATCTCCGCCAAGTTCAAGGACGAGCCGTGTGCCGCCTGGCTCGGCACCGACGGCGCCGGGCATTTCGTCAAGACCATTCACAATGGCATCGAATATGCCGACATGCAGATGATCGCCGAGATCTACGGCATCCTGCGCGACGGCCTGGGCATGGGGCCGAAGGACATCGGCACAGTGTTTGAAACCTGGAACAAGGGCCGGCTCAATTCTTACCTGATCGAGATCACCGCCAAGGTGCTGGCCGCCGACGATCCGAAGACCGGCAAGCCGGTGGTCGACATTATCCTCGACCGCGCCGGCCAGAAGGGCACCGGCAAATGGTCGGTCATCGAGGCGCAGCAGCTCGGCATTCCGGCGACCGCGATCGAGGCGGCGGTGGCGGCGCGCGTTCTGTCGTCGATCAAGGACGAGCGGCAGGCGGCGCAAAAGGCCTACGGCAACATCGGCGTGACGAAGATTTCCGGGGACAAGGATGCGCTGCTGAAAGACCTCGAACTGGCGCTGTTCGCCGGCAAGATATCCGCCTACGCGCAAGGCTTCGCTGTGATGAGCGGCGCCTCGAAGGAGTTCAACTGGAACCTGCCGATGCCGACCATCGCCAAGATCTGGCGGGCCGGCTGCATCATCCGCTCGCAGATGCTGGATACGATGGCCGAGGCTTTCGGCAGCGGCGGCGCTTCGACCAACCTTTTGATGGCGCCGGCCTTCATCACCATGATGCAGGAGGCGCACCCGTCGCTGCGGCGCGCCGTGGCCAGGGCTTCCGAGGCCGGCTCACCGGTGCCGGCGCTTGCTTCGGCGCTTGCTTATTTCGACAGCTACCGCCAGGGCCGCGGCACCTCGAATCTGATCCAGGCGCAGCGTGATTTCTTCGGCGCGCATGGCTTCGAACGCATCGGCGAACAGGGCGCATTCCACGGCCCGTGGGGCAGCGGCGCGGCGGGTTAGTCGCCCGAACGTCTGTAGGCCAGGACTTCACCTGGCACGCTGAGCGACTGCAGCGAGCCGGGCGCGGCGCCGCCGATCCAGCCGAGCACCGAGCGGGCGAGCTCGGAGCCCGCCAGCCGGAAGTTCTCGTTGACGATCAGCAGTTCCGGCCGGAACAGATGCAAAAGGTCCGACGACTGCTTGGAAACGATGTCGACGTCACGGCCAAGCTTGAGGCCGGCATCCTCGATGCCGGCGACGAGCGCGAGCGTCGCGGCGGCGGCGCTGCTGACGAAGCCGTCCGGCCTGATGTCGCGGCGCATCAACTGGGCGGTCCTCGTCCTGATCTGCTCGATTGAATGATCGATCGACACGGTGCTGAACGGGATCTCACTGGCGCCGACCTCGCTCAGTGCGTCGGCAAAGCCGTTGACGGTGTGGCTGTGATAGGTCAGCCCGACCGGGGGGGCAAGCAAAGCGAGCCTGCGGCGGCCGACACCGGCCAGGCGCCGCACGGCCTCCACCGCGAAGGCGTAGTTGTCGAAATCATGATAGGGATGAACCAGCCCCATCTCGGTGCGTCCATGCGTGGCAAAGGGAATGCCATGTTCCAGCATGTAGCGCGCCCTGGCGTCGTTCGGCTGCGTGCGTGAAATGATGACGCCGTCGGCGGAACCGGTCTCGACCAGATAGCGTATGGGGTCGAGCGGATCCTGAGAGCGCGAATAAGGCGTGACGATCAGGTGATAGGGCGTGTCGGCAATGACCTCAGAGACGCCGTATATGATGTCGGAGACAAAACTCATGATCTCCTGCTCTGTGTTGAGCACGAGGCTGATGACATTGGTCTTGCCGGTGCGCAGTCGCACACCGGCGCGGTTCGGTCGGTAGCCGATCTGCTTGGCGACCAACTGGACGCGGCGTCTGGTCTCGGCGCCGATCTCCGGAGCATCCTTCAAGGCGCGCGAGACGGTGGTGACGCCGAGCCCGGTCATGAAGGCAAGCGTCTTCAACGTCGGCCGCCCTTGCGCCGACGCCTCGTCATTCTTGTCCGTACGCCGTCTGTCCATTCGTCCCGCCCGTCAGGCGCATAGCAGCCGCAGGCTGGGTCGGCAATCGCCGTCATTGCAATACGATATGCACTCCAGCCAGAATTGGCTCAATATACTGAAACGTTACAGAATGCCAATGCACCACGCTTGAGCGTGTCCGCCACGTGATGGCGCCTTTTGCGAAACCCATTGGGATTCCAGAGGAAAATGCCTTGATCACGGATTTTTGCCGGCTTTAATGCACTGTTTGGTGTTTTTGCGCCGCAGCGGCCTATGCTGCGGTGCACATAGACACGGGCTTTCGACCGAATTTGTTCACGGCTCGAAAAAATGTCGGAGCCCGTTTGCTCAAGGGGTTGCGCCATCCGCGCAATTGCCGTATCGAAAATCTGTAACGTTTCAGATTCTGGGAGGAACCGAAATGCGATACGAACTTTTGACCGCCGCGTTAGCGGCAACGGCCGCTCTGCAGTTCGCCGGCCAAGCCGCCGCGACAGACCTGGAAGTCACTCATTGGTGGACCTCCGGCGGCGAGGCGGCGGCGGTCGCGGAACTCGCCAAGGCTTTCGACGCCACCGGCAACCATTGGGTCGATGGCGCCATTGCCGGCTCCGGGGGCACGGCGCGGCCGATCATGATCAGCCGCATCACCGGCGGCGATCCGATGGGCGCCACCCAGTTCAATCACGGCCGGCAAGCGGAAGAGTTGGTGCAGGCCGGCCTGATGCGCGATCTCACCGATGTCGCCACCAAGGGCAAATGGACCGAGGTCGTGCGGCCGAAGAGCCTGCTCGACAGCTGCACCATCGACGGCAAGATCTATTGCGTGCCGGTCAACATCCACTCCTGGCAGTGGCTGTGGCTCTCGAACGCGGCGTTCGAGAAGGCCGGCGTGCCGGTACCGAAGAACTGGAATGAATATGTCGCCGCCGCTCCGGCGCTGGAGAAGGCAGGCATCGTGCCGCTCGCGGTCGGCGGGCAGGCCTGGCAATCGTCCGGCGCTTTCGACGTGTTGCTTGCCGCGGTCGGCGGCACCGACACCTTCCTCAAGGTCTACAAGGACAAGGACGCCAAGTTCGCCGCCGGCCCCGAGGTCGCCAAGGTGTTCAAGGCGGCCGACGATGCGCGCAAGATGGCCAAGAATACCAATGTGCAGGACTGGAACCAGGCCACCAACATGGTCATCACCGGCAAGGCCGGCGGCCAGATCATGGGCGACTGGGCGCAAGGTGAATTCCAGGTGGCCGGTAAGACCGCCGGCAAGGACTATACCTGCCTTCCCGGCCTCGGCCTGAATGAGGTCATCGCTACCGGTGGCGATGCCTTCTACTTCCCGCTGCTCAAGGATGCCGACAAGTCCAAGGCGCAGGAAGTGCTGGCCGAGACCTTGCTGGATCCCAAGACCCAGGTCGCCTTCAATCTCAAGAAAGGCTCCCTGCCGGTGCGGGGCGACGTCGACCTCAACGCGGCCAACGACTGCATGAAGAAGGGCCTCGCCATCCTGGCCAAGGGCGCCGTCATCCCGTGGACAGACCAACTGCTTTCGCAAGACAGTCAGAAGCAGAAGGAGGACCTGTTCTCCGAGTTCTTCGCCAAGCCTGAGATGACGCTCGAGGAGGCACAGAAGCGCTTCGCCGACATCATCGCGACGGCGGACTGATATCGCAGGCAAATTCCCTTCCTCCCGGCCTGGTGCAAAACCAGGCCGGGAGCCCGCCGCCCTTACCCGATCCAGCATGGCTGTACCGATGAGCAAGAGCGAACGCCCCATTCGACTGTTTCGCAACCTGAATGCGAAGGTCGCCTCGATCCCGATGATCCTCACCGCGCTGGTGGTGTTCGTTGGCGGCACAGCGTGGACGGTGCTCTATTCCTTCACCAATTCGAAGCTGTTGCCGCGGCTGAATTTTGTCGGCCTCGACCAGTATCACCGGTTGTGGGCGACTCCGCGCTGGCTGATTTCGATCGAGAACCTTCTGATCTATGGCGTGATCTCGCTGGTGTTTTCGCTGGTGATCGGCTTCATTTTGGCCGCTCTGCTCGACCAGAAGATCCGCTTCGAGGACACGTTCCGCACGATCTTCCTCTATCCCTTCGCGCTCTCCTTCATCGTCACCGGTCTTGTATGGCAATGGCTGCTCAATCCGGATTTCGGTATTCAGGCAGTGATACGAGGCCTTGGCTGGACGAGCTTCAATTTCGATCCGCTCTACAATTCCAGCATCGTCATCTACGGCATATCGATCGCCGCGTTGTGGCAAGGCACCGGGCTGATCATGTGCCTGATGCTGGCCGGCCTGCGCGGCATCGACGAGGGCATCTGGAAGGCGGCACGGGTCGACGGGATACCGATGTGGAAGACCTATCTGTTCATCATCATCCCGATGATGCGACCGGTCTTCATCACCACCCTCGTCATCATCGCATCGGGCATCGTCAAGGTCTACGACCTGGTCGTCGCCCAGACCAGCGGCGGGCCTGGCATCGCGTCGGAAGTGCCGGCAAAGTATGTCTACGACTATATGTTCTTCGCCCAGAACCTCGGCCAGGGTTTTGCCGCCTCGACCATGATGCTGCTCTCGGTGATGATCGTCATCGTGCCGTGGGCCTATCTCGAATTCGGAGGCAGGAAGCGTGTCTGATCCTGCCATTTCCCTGTCCGCACCGCCCGGCACCATTCGAGCCGATGCCTCGGAACCCAATGGGCCGAAGCCGCGTCACATGTTCTCGCGCCGCAACATCTTCCTCTATGGCACGCTCATCCTGGTGGCGCTCTACTACCTCTTGCCGCTCTACGTGATGATCGTTACCTCGCTCAAGGGCATGCCGGAAATCCGCCTTGGCAACATCTTCTCGCCGCCGCTCGAGATCACCTTCGAGCCCTGGGTCAAGGCGTGGTCGACGGCTTGCACCGGACTCAATTGCGACGGACTTTCGCGCGGCTTCTGGAACTCGGTTCGCATCACCGTGCCCTCGGTGATCCTGTCGATCGCGATAGCCTCCGTAAACGGGTATGCGCTGGCCAACTGGCGCTTCAAGGGCGCCGACACGTTCTTCATCATCCTCATCGTCGGTGCGTTCATTCCCTATCAGGTGATGATCTATCCGATCGTCATCATCCTGCGCGAGATCGGGCTCTATGGCAGCCTCAGCGGCCTGGTCATCGTCCATTCCATTTTCGGCATGCCGATCCTGACGCTTCTGTTCCGCAACTATTTCACCTCCATGCCGGAGGAACTGTTCCGGGCGGCGCGTGTCGATGGTGCCGGCTTCTGGGGCATCTACCTGCGCATCATGGTGCCGATGTCGCTGCCGATCTTCGTCGTCGCCGTCATCCTGCAGGTGACCGGCATCTGGAACGACTTCCTGTTCGGCGTCGTCTACACCCGCCCCGACACCTATCCGATGACGGTGCAGCTCAACAACATCGTCAACTCGGTGCAGGGCGTGAAGGAATACAACGTCAATATGGCGGCTACGATCCTGACCGGGCTGGTCCCGCTCGTCATCTACTTCATTTCCGGCAGGCTTTTCGTGCGTGGCATTGCCGCCGGCGCGGTGAAAGGGTGATGATGGCAGAAATTGAAAATCCCAGCGTATCGATCCAGAACCTGTCGCTGAACTACGGCGCGGTGTCGGTTCTGCAGACGCTCAATCTCGATATCGCCGATGGCGAGTTCATCGTGCTGCTGGGCCCCTCCGGATGCGGCAAGTCGACCTTGCTCAATTGCATTGCCGGGCTGCTCGACATCTCGAAGGGCCGCATCTTTATCAAGGGCAAGAACGTCACCTGGGAAGAGCCCAAGGACCGTGGCATCGGCATGGTGTTCCAGTCCTACGCGCTCTACCCGCAAATGACGGTGGAGAAGAACCTGTCCTTTGGCCTGCGTGTCGCGGGCCTGCCCAGGGGCGAGATCGTCAAACGCATCGCGCGCGCCGCTGAGATCCTGCAGATCGAACCGCTGCTGCAGCGCAAGCCCTCGGCGCTTTCCGGCGGCCAACGCCAGCGGGTGGCGATCGGGCGGGCGCTGGTGCGCGATGTCGACGTCTTCCTGTTCGACGAGCCGCTTTCCAATCTCGATGCCAAACTGCGCTCGGAACTGCGCGTCGAGATCAAGCTTTTGCATCGCAGGCTGCAGAACACCATGATCTACGTCACCCACGACCAGATCGAGGCGATGACCCTGGCCGACCGGATCGCGGTGATGAAGGGCGGCGTCATCCAGCAGCTCGACGCGCCGCAGACCATCTACAACCGCCCGGTCAATCGCTTTGTCGCGGGCTTCCTCGGTTCGCCGGCGATGAACTTCGTCGAGGGGCGGCTGGAGAAGCGCGGTGACGGCTGGTTCTTTGTGGCCGAAGATCTCAATATTCCACTCGGCACCTATCAGTTCGACGGGCAACCGGAAGCCGGTCCAGCCGTGTTCGGCATCAGGCCTGAGCATGTCAGCCTGAACAGCGGCACGGGCTGGCCGTTCTCGACAGCGGCCAATGTCGAGGTGGTCGAGCCGATGGGCTCCGACACGCTGGTGTGGCTGAAGCTTGCCGAGCAGAAATTCAGCGTCCGGGTCACCTCGGAACGCACGCCCAAGAACGACGAGGCGGTGACGGTGGGCTTCGACCCGATGCGAGCCTCGCTATTCCACGCCGAAACCGGCAGCCGCATCTAACGCCCGAATAACCATCCCCAAGCAAAACGGACAAAGACGATGAACTGGTCATTCCAACTTTACAGCGCCCGCAATTTCCAGCCCTGGGAAGGCGTGCTCAAGACACTCGGCAAGCTCGGCTATACACAGGTCGAAGGCTTTGGCGGCGTCTATGACGATCCTAAGGCCTTCCGCGCCGAACTCGACAAGAACGGACTTGCCATGCCGACCGGGCATTTTTCCATCGATGCGCTGGAGAACGACTTCGGCGGCGTGCGCAAGATCGCCGATGCGCTCGGCATCAAGCTCTTGATCTGCCCCTATCTGATGGCCGAGGACAGGCCGTCCGACAGCGCCGGCTGGCGCGGCTTCGGCGAGCGCCTGGCCAAGGTCGGCGAGGTGGCATCGAAGGCCGGCTACGGCTTCGCCTGGCACAACCATGATTTCGAGTTCAAGGCACTGGCCGACGGCTCGGTGCCGCAGGATCACATCCTGTCTTCCGCCCCTGATGTCGGCTGGGAGATGGACCTTGCCTGGGTGGTGCGCGGCGGCGCCGATCCGTTGCCCTGGATCGAAAAGCACGGCAAGCGCATCGTCGCCGTGCATGTGAAGGACATCGCCAAGCCAGGCGAGGGGCTGGACGAGGATGGCTGGTCGGATGTCGGCCACGGCACGATCGACTGGGCTGGCCTCATCAAGGTGCTGCGGGCCAAGAGCGCGGCAAAATACTTCGTCATGGAACAGGACAATCCCAACGATATCGAGCGCTTTGCCCGCCGCTCGATCGCAACCGTCAAGACCTACTAGGAACAATCACAATGGCAAAGAAATTGGGTATTGGCGTCATTGGCTGCGGCAACATCTCGAAGGCGTATTTTTCGCTGGCGCCGCTGTTTCGCGGCATCGAGATGCGCGCCTGCGCCGACATAAACATGGATGTGGCCAAGGCGCGGGCGAAGGAGTTCAAGCTGCGCGCCGAGACCGTCGAGAACCTGCTCAAGGCGGATGATATCGACATTGTCGTCAACCTGACGATACCGGCTGTGCATTATGAGGTGTCGAAACAGGTGCTCGATGCCGGCAAGCACGTCTATTCGGAAAAGCCGTTCGTGCTGTCGCTTAAAGAGGGCCTGGACCTCAAGGCGCGGGCGGAAAAGAAGGGGCTGCGCATCGGCTCGGCGCCCGACACCTTCCTCGGCGGCGCGCACCAGTTGGTGCGTGAACTGATCGACGGGGGAAACCTTGGCAAGATCACCAGCGGC harbors:
- a CDS encoding carbohydrate ABC transporter permease: MSLSAPPGTIRADASEPNGPKPRHMFSRRNIFLYGTLILVALYYLLPLYVMIVTSLKGMPEIRLGNIFSPPLEITFEPWVKAWSTACTGLNCDGLSRGFWNSVRITVPSVILSIAIASVNGYALANWRFKGADTFFIILIVGAFIPYQVMIYPIVIILREIGLYGSLSGLVIVHSIFGMPILTLLFRNYFTSMPEELFRAARVDGAGFWGIYLRIMVPMSLPIFVVAVILQVTGIWNDFLFGVVYTRPDTYPMTVQLNNIVNSVQGVKEYNVNMAATILTGLVPLVIYFISGRLFVRGIAAGAVKG
- a CDS encoding ABC transporter ATP-binding protein, with translation MAEIENPSVSIQNLSLNYGAVSVLQTLNLDIADGEFIVLLGPSGCGKSTLLNCIAGLLDISKGRIFIKGKNVTWEEPKDRGIGMVFQSYALYPQMTVEKNLSFGLRVAGLPRGEIVKRIARAAEILQIEPLLQRKPSALSGGQRQRVAIGRALVRDVDVFLFDEPLSNLDAKLRSELRVEIKLLHRRLQNTMIYVTHDQIEAMTLADRIAVMKGGVIQQLDAPQTIYNRPVNRFVAGFLGSPAMNFVEGRLEKRGDGWFFVAEDLNIPLGTYQFDGQPEAGPAVFGIRPEHVSLNSGTGWPFSTAANVEVVEPMGSDTLVWLKLAEQKFSVRVTSERTPKNDEAVTVGFDPMRASLFHAETGSRI
- a CDS encoding copper resistance CopC/CopD family protein, with product MTGKRVGWTAGGLLAVVMALIVMASTSQAFAHAALIKTDPADGAVLAQAPTRFSLTFSEPVSPLVLTLVKPDGTPVPLTDFRLSDQTVEIDNPQALKSGTHVLSWRVISADGHPVGGSLLFSVGAPSEPPVVSEAVDWPLRSAIWIGKIFLYTGLFLGVGGAFALAWLAGEARAGQRFVTAAVLCGLVAAPLSLGFQGLDALGAPLSHLAQPVIWRTGLGTSFGWTVLIALIALGLGLLSLAGPRVVARPFALAGLAGVGVALAASGHASAAEPQWLTRPLVFLHGVGIAFWAGALVPLGLALKGSSAHAAPFLRRFSRLIMPVVAALAMAGVVLAVIQVQMPVALVDTAYGRLLLVKFALLVFLFTLAAVNRWRLTASAEAGSTEVQRRLTRSIGVEMLIVLAIFGVAAGWRFTPPPRALAIAAAQPVSVHIHALQAMADLSITPGHAGPVAASMIIMSGDFGPLDAKEVTLVLSKPDSGIEPLKRAATKPGDGSWRVDNLVIPVPGRWTVHLDILVSDFDMVKIEAPVDIRP
- a CDS encoding sugar phosphate isomerase/epimerase family protein produces the protein MNWSFQLYSARNFQPWEGVLKTLGKLGYTQVEGFGGVYDDPKAFRAELDKNGLAMPTGHFSIDALENDFGGVRKIADALGIKLLICPYLMAEDRPSDSAGWRGFGERLAKVGEVASKAGYGFAWHNHDFEFKALADGSVPQDHILSSAPDVGWEMDLAWVVRGGADPLPWIEKHGKRIVAVHVKDIAKPGEGLDEDGWSDVGHGTIDWAGLIKVLRAKSAAKYFVMEQDNPNDIERFARRSIATVKTY
- a CDS encoding LacI family transcriptional regulator, yielding MDRRRTDKNDEASAQGRPTLKTLAFMTGLGVTTVSRALKDAPEIGAETRRRVQLVAKQIGYRPNRAGVRLRTGKTNVISLVLNTEQEIMSFVSDIIYGVSEVIADTPYHLIVTPYSRSQDPLDPIRYLVETGSADGVIISRTQPNDARARYMLEHGIPFATHGRTEMGLVHPYHDFDNYAFAVEAVRRLAGVGRRRLALLAPPVGLTYHSHTVNGFADALSEVGASEIPFSTVSIDHSIEQIRTRTAQLMRRDIRPDGFVSSAAAATLALVAGIEDAGLKLGRDVDIVSKQSSDLLHLFRPELLIVNENFRLAGSELARSVLGWIGGAAPGSLQSLSVPGEVLAYRRSGD
- the gndA gene encoding NADP-dependent phosphogluconate dehydrogenase, yielding MEKAEIGLIGLGTMGSNLALNIAEHGHRIAVFNRTKARTDAFVENAGALRDMVVPCYSLEELAAAIRPPRPIIIMVLAGKPVDEQIEALRGVLSANDIVIDAGNANFRDTMRRFSELSGSGLTFIGMGVSGGEEGARHGPSIMVGGTEDSWKRVEKVLTAISAKFKDEPCAAWLGTDGAGHFVKTIHNGIEYADMQMIAEIYGILRDGLGMGPKDIGTVFETWNKGRLNSYLIEITAKVLAADDPKTGKPVVDIILDRAGQKGTGKWSVIEAQQLGIPATAIEAAVAARVLSSIKDERQAAQKAYGNIGVTKISGDKDALLKDLELALFAGKISAYAQGFAVMSGASKEFNWNLPMPTIAKIWRAGCIIRSQMLDTMAEAFGSGGASTNLLMAPAFITMMQEAHPSLRRAVARASEAGSPVPALASALAYFDSYRQGRGTSNLIQAQRDFFGAHGFERIGEQGAFHGPWGSGAAG
- a CDS encoding carbohydrate ABC transporter permease; the encoded protein is MSKSERPIRLFRNLNAKVASIPMILTALVVFVGGTAWTVLYSFTNSKLLPRLNFVGLDQYHRLWATPRWLISIENLLIYGVISLVFSLVIGFILAALLDQKIRFEDTFRTIFLYPFALSFIVTGLVWQWLLNPDFGIQAVIRGLGWTSFNFDPLYNSSIVIYGISIAALWQGTGLIMCLMLAGLRGIDEGIWKAARVDGIPMWKTYLFIIIPMMRPVFITTLVIIASGIVKVYDLVVAQTSGGPGIASEVPAKYVYDYMFFAQNLGQGFAASTMMLLSVMIVIVPWAYLEFGGRKRV
- a CDS encoding ABC transporter substrate-binding protein codes for the protein MRYELLTAALAATAALQFAGQAAATDLEVTHWWTSGGEAAAVAELAKAFDATGNHWVDGAIAGSGGTARPIMISRITGGDPMGATQFNHGRQAEELVQAGLMRDLTDVATKGKWTEVVRPKSLLDSCTIDGKIYCVPVNIHSWQWLWLSNAAFEKAGVPVPKNWNEYVAAAPALEKAGIVPLAVGGQAWQSSGAFDVLLAAVGGTDTFLKVYKDKDAKFAAGPEVAKVFKAADDARKMAKNTNVQDWNQATNMVITGKAGGQIMGDWAQGEFQVAGKTAGKDYTCLPGLGLNEVIATGGDAFYFPLLKDADKSKAQEVLAETLLDPKTQVAFNLKKGSLPVRGDVDLNAANDCMKKGLAILAKGAVIPWTDQLLSQDSQKQKEDLFSEFFAKPEMTLEEAQKRFADIIATAD